In Vigna angularis cultivar LongXiaoDou No.4 chromosome 8, ASM1680809v1, whole genome shotgun sequence, one DNA window encodes the following:
- the LOC108344816 gene encoding uncharacterized protein LOC108344816 has translation MKLKQLEGLLGGLQQFPQPKVELEQYPTGPHIASRMLFTAENSFGDVSNKVVADFGCGCGTLGVAAALLSAEHVLSIDIDPESLEVASVNAEELELDIDFIRSNVLDLGWRGSIVDTVIMNPPFGTRKKGADLDFLSVALKVASQAVYSLHKTSTRDHVKRTALRDFNASSAEVICELRFDVPKMYKFHKKKEVDIAVDLWRFVPASHQRSTSCRQG, from the exons ATGAAGCTGAAGCAGTTGGAAGGCCTTCTTGGTGGTCTCCAGCAGTTCCCTCAACCCAAG GTGGAGCTTGAACAGTATCCAACGGGACCCCATATTGCTTCCCGAATGCTTTTCACT GCAGAGAATTCTTTTGGGGATGTGAGCAACAAAGTAGTGGCTGACTTTGGATGCGGCTGTGGTACGTTAGGTGTTGCAGCTGCCCTTTTGAGTGCAGA ACATGTTCTCAGCATTGACATTGATCCAGAATCTCTTGAAGTAGCTTCTGTTAATGCAGAGGAACTTGAG CTTGATATCGATTTTATTCGGTCTAATGTCTTGGATTTGGGATGGAGAG GTTCAATTGTTGATACAGTTATAATGAATCCTCCATTTGGTACTCGTAAAAAAGGTGCAGATTTGGATTTTCTCTCTGTTGCTTTGAAG GTTGCTTCTCAAGCTGTTTATTCCTTGCATAAGACTTCAACAAGAGAT CATGTGAAACGAACAGCACTAAGGGATTTCAATGCTAGCAGTGCTGAAGTTATATGTGAG CTTCGGTTTGATGTACCAAAAATGTACAAATTTCATAAGAAGAAGGAAGTAGATATTGCTGTGGACCTCTGGCGGTTTGTTCCAGCAAGTCATCAAAGAAGTACTTCATGCAGACAAGGATAG
- the LOC108345606 gene encoding polyprotein of EF-Ts, chloroplastic isoform X2, with the protein MNPVIPCSIGNVSIIPGFTYSARKNNTITRLNLSRGTVKPGSSSWRFLLPSFVASRTFPQNKSIGSFHKKSRTSISATETDVAVEEPGPPVADEDSGEISSNEIGISEDSSSKSDANPDTAKAKRSRPARKSEMPPVKNEDLIPGASFTGKVKSIQPFGAFVDFGAFTDGLVHISMLSDSYVKDIASVVSVGQEVKVKLIEVNNETRRISLSMRENADTGNQRKDAPAKTEKAGSGKRSNSKPSSRKDNVMKSTKLVIGQLLVGSVKNLARSGAFISLPEGEEGFLPISEEPDDGFDNVMGNTRLEVGQEVNVRVLRINRGQVTLTMKTEEDATDSSTTFNQGVVHTATNPFVLAFRKNKDISSFLDEREKPQSEVQKPLPGTTLEEIKETVKQGETVPDVQGEPVSSKLTDDVPPVVKQNAEGDISAIETSSTIGSATAIVDDESNQVSNVSSPTTGVDTPLEKEEEAVSGSLTPEEDTPTVNPTIEEAIQTEVTTNDLQTDSPVETATENVIESGVDVIVTEDEKQSQVPDAVEEFAAAVLTDTDAVGPSPDENGTITESDIASSAPALQETSATDDVGAVPEINDGDTSLSGELSPEGSLNKDETEENDQVPSPESSATEVVKTSTDNPEEELTKQTPVTENENLFTSQVEEKEIAVVSEKNISLSNSDGQAVATSGEGSSKATISPALVKQLREETGAGMMDCKKALSETGGDIIKAQEYLRKKGLSSAEKKASRVTAEGRIGSYIHDNRIGVLVEVNCETDFVSRGEIFKDLVDDIAMQVAACPQVEYLVTEDVPEEIVKKEKEIEMQKEDLLSKPEQIRSKIVEGRINKRLEELALLEQPYIKNDKVAVKDLVKQTIATIGENIKVKRFVRFNLGEGLEKKSQDFAAEVAAQTAAKPTPTPAPTPADEQPAVAEAKETEPTKPTVAVSASLVKQLREETGAGMMDCKKALAETGGDLEKAQEYLRKKGLSSADKKSSRLAAEGRIGSYIHDSRIGVLIEVNCETDFVGRGEKFKELVDDLAMQVVASPQVQFVSIEDVPETIVNKEKELERQREDLLSKPENIREKIVEGRVSKRLGELALLEQPFIKDDSVLVKDLVKQTVAALGENIKVRRFVRFTLGETTEKETAVAA; encoded by the exons ATGAATCCTGTAATACCATGCTCTATTGGTAATGTTTCAATTATTCCTGGATTCACCTATTCAGCAAGGAAGAATAACACTATAACAAGACTCAACTTGTCACGGGGCACTGTAAAACCTGGATCATCATCTTGGAGATTTCTTTTACCTTCATTTGTTGCCAGCAGAACGTTTCCTCAAAACAAAAGCATCGGCTCTTTTCATAAGAAGTCCAGAACCTCCATATCTGCCACAGAAACAGATGTAGCAGTGGAGGAACCAGGTCCACCTGTTGCAGATGAAGATTCTGGTGAAATTTCTTCAAATGAAATTGGAATAAGTGAAGATTCATCTTCTAAGTCTGATGCCAACCCTGATACAGCTAAAGCCAAGCGTTCAAGACCTGCAAGGAAAAGTGAGATGCCTCCGGTAAAGAATGAGGATTTGATTCCTGGGGCAAGTTTTACTGGGAAAGTAAAATCTATCCAGCCATTTGGtgcctttgttgattttggtgcCTTCACAGATGGCCTTGTTCATATTTCAATGTTGAGTGATAGCTATGTTAAAGACATTGCAAGTGTTGTTTCTGTAGGCCAAGAAGTTAAGGTGAAACTGATTGAAGTGAATAATGAAACTCGGCGCATTTCTCTCTCTATGCGTGAAAATGCTGACACTGGTAATCAACGAAAAGATGCACCTGCCAAGACCGAGAAAGCTGGATCTGGGAAGAGGAGCAATTCAAAACCCAGTTCAAGGAAAGATAATGTGATGAAAAGCACAAAACTTGTCATAGGGCAGCTACTGGTTGGTTCAGTGAAGAATCTGGCTCGGAGTGGTGCTTTTATATCTCTTCCTGAAGGGGAGGAAGGATTTCTACCAATATCCGAGGAACCTGATGATGGATTTGATAATGTTATGGGAAACACTAGGTTGGAGGTTGGTCAAGAAGTTAATGTACGTGTTTTGCGTATCAATAGAGGACAAGTAACATTGACTATGAAGACGGAGGAAGATGCTACAGATTCGAGTACAACATTTAACCAAGGAGTTGTCCATACTGCAACAAACCCTTTTGTGTTGGCTTTTCGTAAGAACAAggatatttcttcttttttggaTGAGAGGGAGAAACCTCAGAGTGAAGTTCAAAAGCCATTACCTGGAACAACTTTGGAAGAAATTAAGGAAACTGTCAAGCAAGGGGAAACTGTTCCTGACGTACAGGGTGAACCAGTAAGCAGCAAGTTGACAGACGATGTTCCCCCTGTAGTCAAACAAAATGCTGAAGGTGATATTTCTGCTATTGAAACCAGTTCAACGATTGGCTCTGCAACAGCTATTGTGGATGATGAAAGTAACCAAGTTAGCAATGTTTCTAGCCCAACAACAGGTGTAGATACTCCCTtggagaaggaagaagaggCAGTTTCTGGAAGTTTGACTCCTGAAGAGGATACACCTACTGTAAATCCAACAATTGAGGAAGCTATTCAGACAGAGGTCACAACAAACGATTTGCAAACTGACTCACCTGTTGAAACAGCTACCGAGAACGTAATAGAAAGTGGAGTTGACGTAATTGTCACAGAAGATGAGAAACAATCACAAGTTCCTGATGCAGTGGAAGAATTTGCAGCTGCAGTACTAACTGATACTGATGCAGTTGGACCTAGCCCTGATGAAAATGGTACTATTACTGAATCAGATATTGCATCGAGTGCCCCAGCCCTGCAAGAAACTTCAG CAACTGATGACGTTGGAGCAGTTCCTGAGATCAATGATGGTGACACTAGTTTGAGTGGCGAGTTGTCTCCTGAGGGAAGCTTGAATAAAG ATGAAACAGAAGAAAATGATCAAGTTCCTTCTCCAGAAAGTTCTGCCACTGAAGTAGTAAAAACTTCCACTGATAACCCTGAAGAAGAATTGACCAAGCAGACTCCTGTCACAGAGAATGAAAATTTGTTTACCTCACAAGTTGAAGAGAAAGAGATTGCGGTTGTATCTGAGAAAAATATCAGTTTATCTAATTCTGATGGACAAGCTGTCGCTACTTCAGGGGAAGGCTCAAGTAAAG CAACTATATCTCCCGCACTCGTGAAGCAACTTCGGGAAGAAACAGGAGCTGGAATGATGGACTGCAAAAAAGCTCTGTCAGAGACTGGTGGAGATATTATTAAAGCACAAGAGTACCTAAGGAAAAAAGGCTTATCGAGTGCAGAAAAGAAAGCAAGCAGGGTAACTGCTGAAGGAAGGATAGGTTCTTACATCCATGACAACAGGATAGGTGTTTTGGTAGAAGTAAACTGTGAGACAGATTTTGTCTCCCGAGGTGAAATTTTTAAAGATCTTGTTGATGATATAGCCATGCAAGTGGCTGCATGCCCTCAAGTAGAGTATCTTGTTACTGAAGACGTTCCTGAGGAAATcgttaagaaagaaaaagagatagaAATGCAGAAAGAAGATCTTTTGTCAAAACCAGAGCAAATAAGATCAAAGATTGTTGAAGGGAGGATAAATAAAAGACTAGAGGAGCTGGCATTGCTTGAGCAGCCCTACATTAAGAATGATAAGGTAGCAGTAAAGGACTTGGTCAAGCAAACTATTGCTACTATTGgagaaaatattaaagttaagAGGTTTGTGCGATTCAACCTTGGAGAGGGTTTAGAGAAGAAAAGTCAGGATTTTGCTGCTGAAGTAGCTGCACAAACTGCAGCAAAACCCACACCTACACCAGCACCTACACCAGCAGACGAGCAACCTGCTGTTGCAGAAGCCAAGGAGACAGAGCCAAC GAAACCAACAGTAGCAGTCTCAGCCTCATTGGTTAAGCAATTGAGGGAAGAAACTGGAGCAGGGATGATGGACTGCAAGAAAGCTCTAGCTGAAACTGGAGGGGATCTTGAAAAGGCCCAAGAATACCTGAGAAAAAAGGGTCTTTCCTCTGCCGACAAGAAATCGAGCCGGCTAGCAGCAGAAGGCAGAATTGGTTCATACATTCACGATTCACGCATTGGCGTTCTCATTGAGGTGAACTGCGAAACTGATTTTGTAGGTAGAGGTGAGAAATTCAAGGAATTGGTTGATGATCTTGCAATGCAAGTGGTGGCCAGCCCACAGGTGCAGTTTGTATCCATTGAAGATGTTCCGGAGACTATTGTGAACAAAGAAAAGGAACTTGAAAGACAGAGAGAGGACCTTCTTTCAAAACCAGAGAACATCAGAGAAAAAATTGTTGAGGGAAGGGTCTCTAAGAGGCTCGGGGAGCTTGCACTTTTAGAGCAGCCTTTTATCAAGGATGACAGTGTTTTAGTGAAAGACTTGGTGAAGCAAACTGTGGCTGCACTAGGAGAAAACATCAAAGTGCGGCGATTTGTTCGGTTTACCCTTGGAGAAACCACTGAAAAAGAAACAGCAGTAGCAGCATAA
- the LOC108345606 gene encoding polyprotein of EF-Ts, chloroplastic isoform X1: MLINAFFSQQCHKFISLYRGHIGKNLLPQFLLMFISFICFLNVTDELILNIYNSSFKIQANMNPVIPCSIGNVSIIPGFTYSARKNNTITRLNLSRGTVKPGSSSWRFLLPSFVASRTFPQNKSIGSFHKKSRTSISATETDVAVEEPGPPVADEDSGEISSNEIGISEDSSSKSDANPDTAKAKRSRPARKSEMPPVKNEDLIPGASFTGKVKSIQPFGAFVDFGAFTDGLVHISMLSDSYVKDIASVVSVGQEVKVKLIEVNNETRRISLSMRENADTGNQRKDAPAKTEKAGSGKRSNSKPSSRKDNVMKSTKLVIGQLLVGSVKNLARSGAFISLPEGEEGFLPISEEPDDGFDNVMGNTRLEVGQEVNVRVLRINRGQVTLTMKTEEDATDSSTTFNQGVVHTATNPFVLAFRKNKDISSFLDEREKPQSEVQKPLPGTTLEEIKETVKQGETVPDVQGEPVSSKLTDDVPPVVKQNAEGDISAIETSSTIGSATAIVDDESNQVSNVSSPTTGVDTPLEKEEEAVSGSLTPEEDTPTVNPTIEEAIQTEVTTNDLQTDSPVETATENVIESGVDVIVTEDEKQSQVPDAVEEFAAAVLTDTDAVGPSPDENGTITESDIASSAPALQETSATDDVGAVPEINDGDTSLSGELSPEGSLNKDETEENDQVPSPESSATEVVKTSTDNPEEELTKQTPVTENENLFTSQVEEKEIAVVSEKNISLSNSDGQAVATSGEGSSKATISPALVKQLREETGAGMMDCKKALSETGGDIIKAQEYLRKKGLSSAEKKASRVTAEGRIGSYIHDNRIGVLVEVNCETDFVSRGEIFKDLVDDIAMQVAACPQVEYLVTEDVPEEIVKKEKEIEMQKEDLLSKPEQIRSKIVEGRINKRLEELALLEQPYIKNDKVAVKDLVKQTIATIGENIKVKRFVRFNLGEGLEKKSQDFAAEVAAQTAAKPTPTPAPTPADEQPAVAEAKETEPTKPTVAVSASLVKQLREETGAGMMDCKKALAETGGDLEKAQEYLRKKGLSSADKKSSRLAAEGRIGSYIHDSRIGVLIEVNCETDFVGRGEKFKELVDDLAMQVVASPQVQFVSIEDVPETIVNKEKELERQREDLLSKPENIREKIVEGRVSKRLGELALLEQPFIKDDSVLVKDLVKQTVAALGENIKVRRFVRFTLGETTEKETAVAA, encoded by the exons atgctGATTAACGCATTTTTTTCCCAACAGTGCCATAAATTTATATCGTTATATAGGGGCCACATAGGTAAAAACTTGTTACCTCAGTTCTTACTGATGTTCATATCCTTCATATGTTTTCTCAATGTGACAGATGAACTGATTCTGAATATATATAACTCAAGTTTTAAAATTCAAGCCAACATGAATCCTGTAATACCATGCTCTATTGGTAATGTTTCAATTATTCCTGGATTCACCTATTCAGCAAGGAAGAATAACACTATAACAAGACTCAACTTGTCACGGGGCACTGTAAAACCTGGATCATCATCTTGGAGATTTCTTTTACCTTCATTTGTTGCCAGCAGAACGTTTCCTCAAAACAAAAGCATCGGCTCTTTTCATAAGAAGTCCAGAACCTCCATATCTGCCACAGAAACAGATGTAGCAGTGGAGGAACCAGGTCCACCTGTTGCAGATGAAGATTCTGGTGAAATTTCTTCAAATGAAATTGGAATAAGTGAAGATTCATCTTCTAAGTCTGATGCCAACCCTGATACAGCTAAAGCCAAGCGTTCAAGACCTGCAAGGAAAAGTGAGATGCCTCCGGTAAAGAATGAGGATTTGATTCCTGGGGCAAGTTTTACTGGGAAAGTAAAATCTATCCAGCCATTTGGtgcctttgttgattttggtgcCTTCACAGATGGCCTTGTTCATATTTCAATGTTGAGTGATAGCTATGTTAAAGACATTGCAAGTGTTGTTTCTGTAGGCCAAGAAGTTAAGGTGAAACTGATTGAAGTGAATAATGAAACTCGGCGCATTTCTCTCTCTATGCGTGAAAATGCTGACACTGGTAATCAACGAAAAGATGCACCTGCCAAGACCGAGAAAGCTGGATCTGGGAAGAGGAGCAATTCAAAACCCAGTTCAAGGAAAGATAATGTGATGAAAAGCACAAAACTTGTCATAGGGCAGCTACTGGTTGGTTCAGTGAAGAATCTGGCTCGGAGTGGTGCTTTTATATCTCTTCCTGAAGGGGAGGAAGGATTTCTACCAATATCCGAGGAACCTGATGATGGATTTGATAATGTTATGGGAAACACTAGGTTGGAGGTTGGTCAAGAAGTTAATGTACGTGTTTTGCGTATCAATAGAGGACAAGTAACATTGACTATGAAGACGGAGGAAGATGCTACAGATTCGAGTACAACATTTAACCAAGGAGTTGTCCATACTGCAACAAACCCTTTTGTGTTGGCTTTTCGTAAGAACAAggatatttcttcttttttggaTGAGAGGGAGAAACCTCAGAGTGAAGTTCAAAAGCCATTACCTGGAACAACTTTGGAAGAAATTAAGGAAACTGTCAAGCAAGGGGAAACTGTTCCTGACGTACAGGGTGAACCAGTAAGCAGCAAGTTGACAGACGATGTTCCCCCTGTAGTCAAACAAAATGCTGAAGGTGATATTTCTGCTATTGAAACCAGTTCAACGATTGGCTCTGCAACAGCTATTGTGGATGATGAAAGTAACCAAGTTAGCAATGTTTCTAGCCCAACAACAGGTGTAGATACTCCCTtggagaaggaagaagaggCAGTTTCTGGAAGTTTGACTCCTGAAGAGGATACACCTACTGTAAATCCAACAATTGAGGAAGCTATTCAGACAGAGGTCACAACAAACGATTTGCAAACTGACTCACCTGTTGAAACAGCTACCGAGAACGTAATAGAAAGTGGAGTTGACGTAATTGTCACAGAAGATGAGAAACAATCACAAGTTCCTGATGCAGTGGAAGAATTTGCAGCTGCAGTACTAACTGATACTGATGCAGTTGGACCTAGCCCTGATGAAAATGGTACTATTACTGAATCAGATATTGCATCGAGTGCCCCAGCCCTGCAAGAAACTTCAG CAACTGATGACGTTGGAGCAGTTCCTGAGATCAATGATGGTGACACTAGTTTGAGTGGCGAGTTGTCTCCTGAGGGAAGCTTGAATAAAG ATGAAACAGAAGAAAATGATCAAGTTCCTTCTCCAGAAAGTTCTGCCACTGAAGTAGTAAAAACTTCCACTGATAACCCTGAAGAAGAATTGACCAAGCAGACTCCTGTCACAGAGAATGAAAATTTGTTTACCTCACAAGTTGAAGAGAAAGAGATTGCGGTTGTATCTGAGAAAAATATCAGTTTATCTAATTCTGATGGACAAGCTGTCGCTACTTCAGGGGAAGGCTCAAGTAAAG CAACTATATCTCCCGCACTCGTGAAGCAACTTCGGGAAGAAACAGGAGCTGGAATGATGGACTGCAAAAAAGCTCTGTCAGAGACTGGTGGAGATATTATTAAAGCACAAGAGTACCTAAGGAAAAAAGGCTTATCGAGTGCAGAAAAGAAAGCAAGCAGGGTAACTGCTGAAGGAAGGATAGGTTCTTACATCCATGACAACAGGATAGGTGTTTTGGTAGAAGTAAACTGTGAGACAGATTTTGTCTCCCGAGGTGAAATTTTTAAAGATCTTGTTGATGATATAGCCATGCAAGTGGCTGCATGCCCTCAAGTAGAGTATCTTGTTACTGAAGACGTTCCTGAGGAAATcgttaagaaagaaaaagagatagaAATGCAGAAAGAAGATCTTTTGTCAAAACCAGAGCAAATAAGATCAAAGATTGTTGAAGGGAGGATAAATAAAAGACTAGAGGAGCTGGCATTGCTTGAGCAGCCCTACATTAAGAATGATAAGGTAGCAGTAAAGGACTTGGTCAAGCAAACTATTGCTACTATTGgagaaaatattaaagttaagAGGTTTGTGCGATTCAACCTTGGAGAGGGTTTAGAGAAGAAAAGTCAGGATTTTGCTGCTGAAGTAGCTGCACAAACTGCAGCAAAACCCACACCTACACCAGCACCTACACCAGCAGACGAGCAACCTGCTGTTGCAGAAGCCAAGGAGACAGAGCCAAC GAAACCAACAGTAGCAGTCTCAGCCTCATTGGTTAAGCAATTGAGGGAAGAAACTGGAGCAGGGATGATGGACTGCAAGAAAGCTCTAGCTGAAACTGGAGGGGATCTTGAAAAGGCCCAAGAATACCTGAGAAAAAAGGGTCTTTCCTCTGCCGACAAGAAATCGAGCCGGCTAGCAGCAGAAGGCAGAATTGGTTCATACATTCACGATTCACGCATTGGCGTTCTCATTGAGGTGAACTGCGAAACTGATTTTGTAGGTAGAGGTGAGAAATTCAAGGAATTGGTTGATGATCTTGCAATGCAAGTGGTGGCCAGCCCACAGGTGCAGTTTGTATCCATTGAAGATGTTCCGGAGACTATTGTGAACAAAGAAAAGGAACTTGAAAGACAGAGAGAGGACCTTCTTTCAAAACCAGAGAACATCAGAGAAAAAATTGTTGAGGGAAGGGTCTCTAAGAGGCTCGGGGAGCTTGCACTTTTAGAGCAGCCTTTTATCAAGGATGACAGTGTTTTAGTGAAAGACTTGGTGAAGCAAACTGTGGCTGCACTAGGAGAAAACATCAAAGTGCGGCGATTTGTTCGGTTTACCCTTGGAGAAACCACTGAAAAAGAAACAGCAGTAGCAGCATAA